In Oncorhynchus keta strain PuntledgeMale-10-30-2019 unplaced genomic scaffold, Oket_V2 Un_contig_17811_pilon_pilon, whole genome shotgun sequence, the genomic stretch TCAGAATCTcctctgcttttttttttttgttgcgtCTGATGAAGAACTCGGATGAACTTCAGAAAATCATCTCTTCCAAACCTATGACTCATAAGTACTTTGTCCTGTAGTAGATCCATTGCTATTTCACTCTGTGGCAGAGTTTTAGAGCTGCACTAGAATTTCCTTTGCCAACATTGGATGAATTATCCGTATGGATGAGATGTGATGTACTCTCCTTTAGGTGTATGAAAACAAGTCTAGCTTGTTCACTGAGAGAAGTTCTCAAATGCATGGTAACGGATTCTATCCACTTGAATACCTAAGGCAAGGGAAGCTTCGCAGTGTGACACAGATATATACGAGTCTTGAACATAACAGTTCAGCAGTGCCACAAATCTGATAAAGTAGTGATGAGAGATGAATGATCAATATTGTCCAGTAGATTCTTCACAAAACCCTCGATGTAACTTGTTTGGAAACCCCTCACTCATCAGTACAAATGTGAGAATGAACTCAGGTTCAAATTTCAGCTTTAGTCTCTCTAGTTTCTTTGAGAAGAGAGTCTTCTCTTCATCTGTCAGTTTGTGTGTCACTGCTACAGTCTGAGACGGCAATGCTCGGCACATCCTCTCTGGATCATGAGATCTTTTACAGATGAGCAGGATGAAACATAGGACAGAGGCACTTATTTTCTTGGTTGTAATTGCATTGCCTAATTCCCGCCTAAGATCATCTCGGTACTCTGCATTACAATCTTCCAACAGCAAAAGCACTGGGAGACAGCTGTTTTTGTCTCGTTCTTCATATTCCCTCAGGTGCACTACATGCTCACACACAGTTGTGATTTCATGGGATTGTTTAACTACTGCACATCGCAGTTTTGCTTTCCAATTCCAGAGGATCTGTCGCGCAACTGTACTCCCACCACTGCCGGCTTGGTGACATATATTAACAGTCTCAATGGATCTTTTGGCACTATTACCCTGTAAAATGTCTTCTAGAATGTTGTTTGTTTCTCGGTATGCATCTCGCTGGATGACTTCCCCACAATGTTTTTTATCTACCAGCCACAAATTCATCAGTCTATCTTCCCACCTTGATAGAAATACTTCTCAATGTTGGATTTTGTGTCTTGGTCCAGTATCTCCAAGTTTGTGTGTCATCACTGGTCAACACTGACTATGTCCAAGCAATTAATCTTATCCTCTTCAACTGGCTTTAAGAAGCATAGACCCAGCTGTTGAAGACTGAGCCAAACTCCTTGTGGGTGATAACTGAAAGCTGAATGCTTTGAATAGTGGCATCTACATGACTCATTGGCATTTCAACAATACTGATCTCTTTAGTGCAGCCATGCTACACGATACCTGAGCAAAGCTTGACCACTTTTTGTAGTTCTCTTTTGACTCTGATATTATAGCCAAATCGTCCCGACCATTCATTTCTGCATAGAATTCATGGAAT encodes the following:
- the LOC127919891 gene encoding sterile alpha motif domain-containing protein 9-like, translating into MNMRSNGTIHFGVMDKATGIYTHGEIIGIPVENQDSFVDALDYIEHCFKGSTHPSDARSCIRNPKFIEFSEKANKVIYEEKAPYHRRGSEEKTLHPPHMWKKYMDDSLFYIIVTNKLKQEHLENINFLTHMNIFCTWIKTKKKQLKRTVSVICNEILPPGSFVVVFLLMSHIEQPLADTFHEFYAEMNDKKHCGEVIQRDAYRETNNILEDILQGNSAKRSIETVNICHQAGSGGSTVARQILWNWKAKLRCAVVKQSHEITTVCEHVVHLREYEERDKNSCLPVLLLLEDCNAEYRDDLRRELGNAITTKKISASVLCFILLICKRSHDPERMCRALPSQTVAVTHKLTDEEKTLFSKKLERLKLKFEPEFILTFVLMSEGFPNKLHRGFCEESTFVALLNCYVQDSYISVSHCEASLALGIQVDRIRYHAFENFSQ